A stretch of Candidatus Obscuribacterales bacterium DNA encodes these proteins:
- the miaE gene encoding tRNA isopentenyl-2-thiomethyl-A-37 hydroxylase MiaE: MTATTPTPIKFLQSATSMAWVEQAIAHLDVVLLDHSHCERKAASVALNLMFRYPSHTQLVRTLTAIAREELEHFDQVNQWLERRGMALAPLAAPPYGAGLTAHVRRQEPERLLDSLLVAGLIEARSHERLGLLAAHCPEPELAAFYRGLMASEARHYGVYWTLATTSFSREQVKARLLELGAIEADLLATLHPEPRIHS, from the coding sequence GTGACCGCGACCACCCCAACACCAATTAAATTTTTGCAGTCTGCCACCTCCATGGCCTGGGTTGAGCAAGCGATCGCTCACCTCGATGTGGTGCTGCTGGATCATTCCCATTGCGAACGTAAGGCGGCTAGCGTTGCCCTCAACCTGATGTTTCGCTATCCGTCCCATACCCAACTGGTGCGCACCCTGACAGCGATCGCTCGGGAAGAGCTGGAGCATTTTGACCAAGTCAACCAGTGGCTAGAACGGCGGGGGATGGCCCTGGCACCCTTGGCTGCACCTCCCTACGGTGCGGGACTCACGGCCCACGTTCGTCGCCAAGAACCCGAACGCTTGCTGGATTCGCTCTTGGTCGCAGGGTTGATTGAAGCCCGCAGCCACGAACGCTTAGGTCTGCTTGCTGCCCATTGCCCAGAGCCGGAGCTGGCCGCTTTTTATCGCGGTCTCATGGCCTCCGAGGCGCGCCACTACGGCGTTTATTGGACGTTGGCGACCACTAGCTTTAGCCGTGAGCAGGTGAAGGCTCGTTTACTGGAACTGGGGGCGATCGAAGCCGATCTTTTGGCCACCCTGCACCCCGAACCCCGGATTCATAGCTAA
- a CDS encoding cytochrome b6-f complex subunit PetL, translating into MSGAIAYVLIYGGALALAFGLYLTLKAVKLI; encoded by the coding sequence ATGTCTGGAGCGATCGCCTACGTGTTGATCTATGGGGGAGCCTTGGCCTTGGCCTTTGGTCTATATCTCACCCTCAAGGCCGTCAAACTCATTTAA